The following coding sequences lie in one Bacteroides helcogenes P 36-108 genomic window:
- a CDS encoding family 65 glycosyl hydrolase domain-containing protein has translation MKKYLKTDEWNIIEDNFHPDRLRISESIFSLGNGRFGQRGSFEEPYGSDTYRGSFVAGITFLDRTRVGWWKNGFPHFYTRIPKAADWSRIGLRLIDEELDLATWDVNSFRRCLDMKGGISLRDMEVTSPRGNRLAIHAEHIADMARPNLCLIKYSATSINHDGRISLVPVIDGNVVEDDEHPGEKTWNILRSGATGDCAYLWTQTRREDAQVCYAMTYRFFKNGKETTANPIRIEKERQAGFSIGLDVKPGDRVTLVKYISIVSSLYCERQELVEESLAQARQAKTLGWDALLQEHRQAWQNIWNDADILIEGDPEAQQGIRYNIFQLYQTYRGDDPRLNIGPKGFTGEKYGGNTYWNTELCCVPFFLLSTPKEIAHNLLMYRYRQLPKAIENARKLGFGGGAALFPQVTCNGEECHSEWEITFEEIHRNNIIVYAINQHATLTGTLDYIARYGLEVMIAVSRFWSQRVSFSRPKQKYVILGVTGPNEYENNVDNNWYTNYSCVRCLQMTLSYLEIIARKYPEKYARVRRTTNLDQIGECERWQDIIRRMYLPQDEELGIFIQNDGYMDKELQSADTIPQEERPINQHWSWDRILRSCYIKQSDVLLGLYLYYFNFDTETIRRNFEFYEPMTVHESSLSPHIHSILAARIGKVEKAYELFLHATRLDLDDYNNETDQGLHITSMPGSWLAVVRGFAGMQIYNGTLSFSPVLPQKWNSYSFKVNYQGNTLHIEAGKEIKLSLIAGDRLEIQVYRESYTLEQGTELEIPMER, from the coding sequence ATGAAGAAATATCTCAAGACCGATGAATGGAACATCATCGAAGACAATTTTCACCCCGACCGCCTGCGGATATCGGAAAGTATATTCAGCCTCGGAAACGGCCGGTTCGGTCAGCGAGGCAGCTTTGAAGAGCCCTACGGCAGCGACACCTACCGTGGCTCCTTCGTGGCCGGCATCACTTTTCTGGACCGCACCCGCGTGGGATGGTGGAAAAACGGCTTCCCGCACTTCTACACCCGCATCCCCAAAGCGGCCGACTGGAGCCGTATCGGCCTCCGCCTCATCGACGAGGAGCTGGATCTGGCCACATGGGACGTCAACAGCTTCCGCCGCTGCCTCGATATGAAAGGCGGCATCTCCCTTCGCGACATGGAAGTGACCTCTCCCCGTGGAAACCGCCTCGCTATCCATGCGGAGCACATCGCGGACATGGCCCGCCCCAACCTCTGCCTCATCAAGTACAGCGCCACCTCCATCAACCATGACGGCAGAATCTCCCTCGTCCCCGTCATCGACGGCAATGTGGTGGAAGACGACGAGCACCCCGGCGAGAAAACATGGAACATCCTTCGTTCCGGCGCCACGGGCGACTGCGCATACCTCTGGACGCAGACCCGGCGCGAAGACGCCCAAGTGTGCTATGCCATGACCTACCGCTTCTTCAAAAACGGTAAGGAAACTACCGCCAACCCGATACGCATCGAAAAGGAAAGGCAAGCCGGATTCAGCATAGGCCTCGACGTGAAGCCCGGCGATAGGGTGACACTCGTGAAATACATCTCTATCGTCTCCTCACTCTACTGCGAACGGCAAGAACTGGTGGAAGAATCACTTGCACAAGCACGACAGGCAAAGACCCTCGGTTGGGATGCCCTGCTGCAAGAGCACCGCCAGGCCTGGCAAAACATCTGGAACGACGCCGACATTCTCATCGAAGGCGACCCCGAAGCACAACAAGGCATCCGCTACAACATCTTCCAACTCTACCAGACCTACCGGGGTGACGATCCCCGCCTCAACATCGGCCCCAAAGGCTTCACCGGAGAGAAATACGGCGGAAACACCTACTGGAACACCGAACTGTGCTGCGTTCCCTTCTTCCTGTTATCCACCCCGAAGGAGATTGCCCATAACCTGCTGATGTACCGCTACCGGCAACTGCCCAAAGCCATAGAAAACGCCCGTAAGCTGGGATTTGGAGGAGGCGCCGCCCTCTTCCCTCAAGTGACCTGCAACGGCGAAGAGTGCCACAGCGAATGGGAAATCACCTTTGAGGAAATACACCGCAACAACATCATAGTCTATGCCATCAACCAGCACGCCACCCTGACCGGCACGCTGGACTACATCGCCCGCTACGGACTGGAGGTGATGATAGCCGTAAGCCGCTTCTGGAGCCAACGCGTTTCCTTCTCCCGTCCCAAGCAGAAGTACGTGATACTGGGCGTCACCGGCCCCAACGAGTACGAAAACAATGTGGACAACAACTGGTACACCAACTACTCTTGCGTGCGATGCCTCCAGATGACCCTCTCCTACCTCGAAATCATCGCCCGGAAGTACCCCGAAAAATATGCCCGCGTACGCCGCACTACCAATCTCGACCAAATCGGAGAATGCGAACGGTGGCAAGATATCATCCGGCGCATGTATCTGCCTCAAGACGAAGAACTGGGCATCTTCATCCAGAATGACGGCTACATGGACAAGGAACTGCAAAGCGCCGACACCATTCCTCAAGAAGAACGCCCCATCAACCAGCATTGGTCATGGGACCGCATCCTGCGTTCCTGCTACATCAAGCAAAGTGACGTACTGCTAGGTCTCTATCTCTATTACTTCAACTTCGACACAGAAACCATCCGCCGGAACTTTGAGTTCTATGAGCCGATGACGGTACACGAATCCTCCCTATCGCCCCACATCCACTCCATCCTTGCGGCACGCATCGGCAAGGTGGAAAAGGCCTACGAACTCTTTCTGCATGCCACCCGCCTCGACCTCGACGACTACAACAACGAAACCGATCAGGGGCTGCACATCACCAGCATGCCTGGAAGCTGGCTCGCTGTGGTACGTGGCTT